Part of the Ziziphus jujuba cultivar Dongzao chromosome 8, ASM3175591v1 genome is shown below.
TTGgtcttttaatattataattgtcttTGATGTTTTTTTGTTCTATTGTTCGTGGTTGTTGCTCAACTGCTAATATTCTTTTTTCGTTGCTCTTTCTTAAACTGTGACTTCATTTTCTTGCTTCCATCTCAAAATTTCTCTTTGTATGTCTATTTCTTCACACCCTTTGTGTAGAGTAGTGGTACTGGTGGAGAGCGAATTGCTAATTGTACACTATCCTTGGAAATTTCTAGCATGTTTAACTGCACTTGGACCCTTGTATTGCATAGAGTTTCTATCGTATTCCTCGCTTGTTTGTAGCTTTCCTCGTGTCTTCTCTGCTGGTAGCTTTTCTTTATATCCTCTTCAAGGTTGTGATGTTATAAATTTATTCAACTATGCACCTATATGCACATGACCATCCATAAAAATGCATGGAAAATGATGTGGCTCCATTTattcagtgcataaataaatattttaaggttTATAGATGAACTTAACAACCTTAATACATGCGGGTTCTTCGAAATTCATCTCATGGTTAAAATATGCACGAGTTGCTTGCTAAATTCCTCTGGGTCATATTCGTGGTATTTGATTTGGGTAGTTGCATAATATGATTTTGCATTTGTAGTGTGATAATCCTTTGGGCACCTtactttacataaaatgtccattattatatttatatatttttgggtaataaatgtccaatataatattgttgtttcaTTCATGCTTGTAAAGTCAGTGTTGGGCTGAGGAGTGCCAAGTATGTAGTATTTAAAGATGTGTCATTGCTAACTCAATTTTTGAAATCGTctacacatttttttaatatatgactactataaatgtacatatattccttttttttctttttctttttctttttttttttcgaggtaaatgtatttatattcataaaagcaataaaatgacaaagtataaaattataatcCTCAAACCACaagttattaatattaatactaCACTATGAAAATACCAAACACGGGCCTTGCACCTACCttatttaaaagcaaaaatGTGATTGTAAACAGGAGAAGTGCACTCGAAGCCTTTAAGAAGGTATCAAAGACTCCGATTCCTGGAAGCCCTTAAGAAGGTATCAAAGATTCCGATTCCTGCTCTGCAACTTTGTTTTGACTCAACAGAGTCCGCAACATAGCAAAACCTACTTCAATGATATCCTCATCATCCATTTAGTAAAATCTCGAGAAAAACACACTTCCTAAACCCCAAATAATGTTCATCATCAGCTGCTCCTCAAAAACCCTGAAAAAGTTTCTATCCTCCTCTGAAAGATCAATCTTTTCTGTTCAGTACCCCCTACATAACCCTCCATATGCATACACCCAAACATCCAACTATGTAAATGTGTATATGGAATGGAAGAAGGACCCTTCCTATGATTCCATTGAGCAGATCCACAAGTCCATAGAGCTCAAGCCTGTTGTTGCCCTCAAGAATATCATTGCCCAAGAGCCCAGTGGTTGCATCCCGATCTCTGCAGTGTCAAAAAGGGGAATAGAATTGGGTGTGCCAATGAAGGTTGCAAGATTTTTGAGGCTATACCCATCAATCTTTGAAGAGTTTAGTGGTCCGAAGTACAATCTTCCTTGGTTTAGGCTGACCCGTGAAGCTGTTGAGATTGATAGAGAGGAAAGGAGGATTTATGAGGATTGTAGGAAGGATTTGAGGGAAAGACTTAAAAGATTTATATTGATGAGTAAAGGGAAGGTTTTGCCTTTGAAGATAATTAAGGGAATGCAATGGTATTTGGGGCTTCCTGATGACTTTTTATTGTATCCAGAAAGGAACCTTGATGGGTCTTTTAGGTTTGTGGAGATGGAAGATGGATTGAATGGTTTGGCTGTTGAGAACGAGGAAAAGGTTTGGTCTGCAATGCAAAAGAGTGCAATGCAGAGAGGGGTGTATTCTGGTGGGTCAATGGAAGCCATTGAATTCCAGCTTTTTCCATCAAAGGGTTTGAGGTTGAGGAGGAAGATTACTTATTGGTTAGAAGAATTTCAGAAGCTTCCTTATATTTCACCATATGAGGAATTTTCCCATTTGGATCCAGATAGTGATATGGCAGAGAAACGAGTCGTGGGGTTTCTCCATGAGCTGCTAAGTCTTTTTGTTGAGCATTCGG
Proteins encoded:
- the LOC125421302 gene encoding protein WHAT'S THIS FACTOR 9, mitochondrial codes for the protein MFIISCSSKTLKKFLSSSERSIFSVQYPLHNPPYAYTQTSNYVNVYMEWKKDPSYDSIEQIHKSIELKPVVALKNIIAQEPSGCIPISAVSKRGIELGVPMKVARFLRLYPSIFEEFSGPKYNLPWFRLTREAVEIDREERRIYEDCRKDLRERLKRFILMSKGKVLPLKIIKGMQWYLGLPDDFLLYPERNLDGSFRFVEMEDGLNGLAVENEEKVWSAMQKSAMQRGVYSGGSMEAIEFQLFPSKGLRLRRKITYWLEEFQKLPYISPYEEFSHLDPDSDMAEKRVVGFLHELLSLFVEHSAERKKLLCLKKCMGLPQKVHKAFERHPHIFYLSLMNKTCTVILKEAYCNQSTIEKHPLLSVRKKYINLMKESVVILKNRRLSNRFVNQENLSLALDLDYVDEDSRERAKSSFHNSQSYVREACDN